The Thermus hydrothermalis genome includes a region encoding these proteins:
- a CDS encoding (Fe-S)-binding protein — protein sequence MLTLPEKILFLLVAAVSLYYAYTGFRRVYLAIRRGRPEDRFDRLPERVGRALWAVLTQETVFKRRPLVSLLHAFVFYGFVYYLLVNLVDLLEGYFPLHTQGGLWNIYNLLADLLTALILVGILGLMLRRYVVAPKDFTWNPKVPLHERVRQGIPRDSAIVGAFITFHVGSRLLSKAAGLAQEGPDPFQPVASALAQALAGLSPSALVFMEHVFWWGALGSILLFLPYFPRSKHIHLFMAPINLAFRKEKPGALLPLDLEKEEEKFGAERLEDLSWKRLLDAYACIMCNRCQEACPAYTTGKALSPAAILISERYELNEILKDFAAGKESPRPLMDFALNEEALWACTTCMACVEVCPVGNEQMLHILDVRRAKVLMEGEFPQELNNAFRGMERSGNPWGIGQDKRLDWAEGLSVPTVEEKPHPEVLYWVGCAPSYDPRAQKIARSMVEILNASGVDWAVLGRREKCTGDAARRAGNEYLFFQLATENVETLNQVAPKTIVTTCPHCFHTLGNEYKDFGGQYRVVHHSEFIAELLRTGRLKVSEETRKVVFHDPCYLGRHNGVYEAPREVLKGVGLVLTEPQRSREKSFCCGAGGAQFWKEEEPGAMRVSQNRYLELKATGAEVIATGCPFCMAMMNVETAQDESAPEVLDIAELVAKALKA from the coding sequence ATGTTGACCCTACCGGAAAAAATCCTCTTCCTCCTCGTGGCGGCGGTAAGCCTTTACTACGCCTACACCGGCTTCCGGCGCGTCTACCTGGCCATAAGACGGGGGCGGCCCGAGGACCGCTTTGACCGCCTACCCGAGCGGGTGGGCAGGGCCCTCTGGGCGGTCCTCACCCAGGAAACCGTCTTCAAGCGCAGGCCCCTCGTCTCCCTCCTCCACGCCTTTGTCTTCTACGGCTTCGTCTACTACCTCTTGGTGAACCTGGTGGACCTGTTGGAGGGCTACTTCCCCCTTCACACCCAGGGGGGCCTTTGGAACATCTATAACCTCCTCGCCGACCTCCTCACCGCCTTGATCCTCGTGGGCATCCTGGGCCTCATGCTAAGGCGCTACGTGGTGGCCCCCAAGGACTTCACCTGGAACCCCAAGGTGCCCCTCCACGAGAGGGTGCGCCAGGGCATCCCCAGGGACTCCGCCATCGTGGGAGCCTTCATCACCTTCCACGTGGGTAGCCGCCTCCTCTCCAAGGCGGCGGGCCTGGCCCAGGAGGGCCCAGACCCCTTCCAGCCCGTGGCCAGCGCCCTGGCCCAGGCCTTGGCCGGGCTATCCCCTTCCGCCCTGGTCTTCATGGAGCACGTTTTCTGGTGGGGCGCCTTGGGCTCCATCCTCCTCTTCCTCCCCTACTTCCCCCGCTCCAAGCACATCCACCTCTTCATGGCCCCCATCAATCTGGCCTTCCGCAAGGAGAAGCCCGGGGCCCTCCTGCCCTTGGACTTGGAGAAGGAGGAGGAGAAGTTCGGGGCGGAAAGGTTGGAGGACCTCTCCTGGAAGCGGCTTTTGGACGCCTACGCCTGCATCATGTGCAACCGGTGCCAGGAGGCCTGCCCCGCCTACACCACGGGCAAGGCCTTAAGCCCCGCCGCCATCCTCATCTCCGAGCGCTACGAGCTCAACGAGATCCTGAAGGATTTCGCCGCCGGCAAGGAAAGCCCAAGGCCCCTCATGGACTTCGCCCTGAACGAGGAGGCCCTTTGGGCCTGCACCACCTGCATGGCCTGCGTGGAGGTCTGCCCCGTGGGCAACGAGCAGATGCTCCACATCCTGGACGTGCGCCGGGCCAAGGTCCTCATGGAAGGGGAGTTTCCCCAAGAGCTCAACAACGCCTTCCGGGGCATGGAGCGCTCGGGCAACCCTTGGGGCATCGGCCAGGACAAGCGCCTGGACTGGGCCGAGGGGCTTAGCGTGCCCACCGTGGAGGAGAAGCCCCACCCCGAGGTCCTCTACTGGGTGGGGTGCGCCCCGAGCTACGACCCCCGGGCGCAGAAGATCGCCCGGAGCATGGTGGAGATCCTGAACGCCAGCGGGGTGGACTGGGCGGTCCTGGGGCGGCGGGAGAAGTGCACCGGGGATGCCGCCCGGCGGGCGGGGAACGAGTACCTCTTCTTCCAGCTCGCCACGGAAAACGTGGAAACCCTGAACCAGGTGGCCCCCAAGACCATCGTCACCACCTGCCCCCACTGCTTCCACACCCTGGGGAACGAGTACAAGGACTTTGGCGGCCAGTACCGGGTGGTCCACCACTCGGAGTTCATCGCCGAGCTTTTGCGCACGGGGCGGCTCAAGGTTTCCGAGGAAACCCGCAAGGTGGTCTTCCACGACCCCTGTTACCTGGGCCGCCACAACGGGGTCTACGAGGCCCCCCGGGAGGTGCTCAAGGGGGTGGGGCTTGTCCTCACGGAGCCCCAAAGGAGCCGGGAGAAGAGCTTCTGCTGCGGGGCGGGCGGGGCCCAGTTCTGGAAGGAGGAGGAGCCCGGGGCCATGCGGGTTTCCCAAAACCGCTACCTGGAGCTCAAGGCCACGGGGGCTGAGGTCATCGCCACGGGTTGCCCCTTCTGCATGGCCATGATGAACGTGGAAACCGCCCAGGACGAAAGCGCCCCGGAGGTCTTGGACATCGCCGAGCTGGTGGCCAAGGCCCTCAAGGCCTAA
- the bshA gene encoding N-acetyl-alpha-D-glucosaminyl L-malate synthase BshA, whose translation MKPLRLGLVAYPGLGGSGIVATELADRLARMGHRVFLFATERPFRLPKDSPATFVPVDLPFYPVFPGPLYTLSLAGTLEREAKRLGLDLVHTHYAIPHAAASYLAFGKGFPLVHTLHGTDVSVLGMDPAFHGPTRRALQAARATTAVSQALAKEAERAFGVKPVVIHNAVDPERFRPRPERKGLYAEEGEWLLVHASNFRPIKRVPDIVRAFAKVRQKARARLLLLGKGPEEGEAKRVARELGVEAWVTFHPPTPQPEEVLGAADLFLLASEEESFGQAALEALACGVPVVATAVGGVPELVRPEVGRLVELGDLEGFAEAVLELLAHPELPQMRQRARAYAQERFHPERITRQYLEVYEKALGG comes from the coding sequence GTGAAGCCCCTAAGGCTTGGCCTCGTGGCCTACCCGGGCCTTGGGGGAAGCGGCATCGTGGCCACGGAGCTCGCCGACCGCCTGGCCCGGATGGGCCACCGGGTCTTCCTCTTCGCCACGGAGCGCCCCTTCCGCCTGCCCAAGGATAGCCCCGCCACCTTCGTCCCCGTGGACCTCCCCTTCTACCCCGTCTTCCCCGGACCCCTTTACACCCTTTCCCTGGCCGGGACCCTGGAGCGGGAGGCCAAGCGGCTCGGCCTGGACCTGGTCCACACCCACTACGCCATCCCCCACGCCGCCGCCAGCTACCTGGCCTTCGGCAAGGGCTTCCCCCTGGTGCATACCCTCCACGGCACGGACGTTTCCGTCCTGGGCATGGACCCCGCCTTCCATGGGCCCACCAGGCGGGCCCTACAGGCAGCCCGGGCCACCACGGCGGTGAGCCAGGCTTTGGCCAAGGAAGCGGAAAGGGCTTTTGGGGTAAAGCCCGTGGTGATCCACAACGCCGTGGACCCCGAGCGCTTCCGCCCCCGCCCCGAGCGGAAGGGGCTTTACGCCGAGGAAGGGGAGTGGCTTTTGGTGCACGCCTCCAACTTCCGGCCCATCAAGCGGGTGCCGGACATCGTGCGGGCCTTCGCCAAGGTGCGCCAGAAGGCGAGGGCGCGCCTCCTCCTCCTGGGCAAGGGCCCGGAGGAAGGGGAAGCGAAGCGGGTGGCCCGGGAGCTTGGGGTGGAGGCCTGGGTCACCTTCCACCCCCCCACGCCCCAACCCGAGGAGGTCCTGGGGGCGGCGGACCTCTTCCTCCTGGCCTCGGAGGAGGAGTCCTTCGGCCAGGCGGCCCTCGAGGCCCTGGCCTGTGGCGTACCCGTGGTGGCCACGGCGGTGGGGGGGGTGCCGGAGCTCGTCCGCCCGGAGGTGGGGCGGCTCGTGGAGCTCGGGGACCTGGAGGGCTTCGCCGAGGCGGTTTTGGAGCTCCTCGCCCACCCCGAGCTTCCGCAGATGCGGCAAAGGGCCCGGGCCTACGCGCAAGAGCGCTTCCACCCCGAGCGCATCACCCGGCAGTACCTGGAGGTGTACGAAAAGGCCCTGGGGGGCTAG
- a CDS encoding bifunctional methylenetetrahydrofolate dehydrogenase/methenyltetrahydrofolate cyclohydrolase, which translates to MTLARTLSGHEVAEAVYAELRERLKALPFVPSLRVLRLGEDPASVSYVRLKDKRARELGYRSQVEVYPEDFPEEALLARIAELNAHEDVDGILVQLPLPRHIRTERVLEAIHPLKDVDGFHPVNVGRLWSGGEGLFPCTPLGIVRLLKHYGVDLKGKEVVVLGRSNIVGKPLAGLLLREDATVTVAHSKTEGLPEVTRRAEILVVAVGKAHLVRKDWVRPGAIVVDVGVNRVEGRLLGDVHPEVAEVASALTPVPGGVGPMTVAMLMANTLKAALLRRHGASL; encoded by the coding sequence ATGACCCTAGCCCGTACCCTTTCCGGCCACGAGGTGGCGGAGGCGGTGTACGCCGAACTTCGGGAGAGGCTAAAGGCTTTGCCCTTTGTCCCCTCCTTGCGGGTCCTCCGCTTGGGAGAGGACCCGGCCTCCGTGTCCTACGTGCGGCTTAAGGACAAGCGGGCCCGGGAGCTTGGGTATAGGAGCCAGGTGGAGGTCTACCCCGAGGACTTCCCCGAGGAGGCCCTGCTTGCCCGCATTGCCGAGCTCAACGCCCACGAGGACGTGGACGGCATCCTGGTCCAGCTTCCCTTGCCCCGGCACATCCGCACCGAGAGGGTCCTCGAGGCCATCCACCCCCTCAAGGACGTGGACGGCTTCCACCCCGTGAACGTGGGCCGCCTTTGGAGCGGGGGAGAGGGGCTTTTCCCCTGCACGCCCTTGGGGATTGTCCGCCTCCTCAAGCACTACGGCGTGGACCTAAAGGGCAAGGAGGTGGTGGTCTTGGGGCGCTCCAACATCGTGGGGAAGCCCTTGGCGGGCCTCCTCCTGCGGGAGGACGCCACGGTGACCGTGGCCCACTCCAAAACGGAGGGCCTCCCCGAGGTGACGCGCCGGGCGGAAATCCTGGTGGTGGCTGTGGGGAAGGCCCACCTGGTGCGCAAGGACTGGGTGCGGCCCGGGGCCATCGTGGTGGACGTGGGGGTGAACCGGGTGGAGGGGCGGCTTTTGGGCGACGTCCACCCCGAGGTGGCGGAGGTGGCCTCCGCCCTCACCCCGGTGCCCGGGGGCGTGGGGCCCATGACCGTGGCCATGCTCATGGCCAACACCCTCAAGGCGGCCCTCCTGAGGCGGCATGGAGCTTCTCTATAA
- a CDS encoding divergent PAP2 family protein — MELLYNQVFWTAILANFLAQTLKLFLYYLLEGRFQWERFLETGGMPSSHSATVSALAVAVGLEEGFGSSLFAVAAVFALIVMYDATGIRRAAGLHAQLLNQLVQELQKVLEKGPAPEPLKELLGHTYLEVLVGALLGALVAFLSYQLFPAA; from the coding sequence ATGGAGCTTCTCTATAACCAGGTCTTCTGGACTGCCATCCTGGCCAACTTCCTGGCCCAGACCCTGAAGCTTTTCCTCTACTACCTCTTGGAGGGCCGCTTCCAGTGGGAGCGCTTTTTGGAAACCGGGGGGATGCCGAGCTCCCACTCCGCCACGGTGAGCGCCCTGGCGGTGGCGGTGGGGCTAGAGGAGGGGTTTGGTAGCTCCCTCTTCGCCGTGGCCGCCGTCTTCGCCCTCATCGTCATGTACGACGCTACGGGCATCCGCCGGGCGGCCGGGCTTCACGCCCAGCTCCTCAACCAGCTCGTCCAGGAACTCCAGAAGGTCCTGGAAAAAGGCCCCGCCCCCGAGCCCCTGAAGGAGCTCTTGGGCCACACCTACCTCGAGGTCCTGGTGGGGGCCCTCCTGGGGGCCCTGGTGGCCTTCCTCAGCTATCAGCTTTTCCCGGCGGCGTAG
- the nusB gene encoding transcription antitermination factor NusB produces the protein MLRRARELAMRALFAHTQGGVGLEEAFRHALEEMGGEDDPYGDPLDEEGIAFAKRLLQGYTAHREEVDRVLRETVEGWDFAQMSKTDLTVLRLATYEMLYEPTPFAPLIEVAVKIANRYGGEHSGAFVNGVLGRLYRRIQEGELKTVPKEA, from the coding sequence ATGCTTAGACGGGCAAGGGAATTGGCCATGCGCGCCCTCTTCGCCCACACCCAAGGGGGCGTGGGCCTGGAGGAGGCCTTCCGCCACGCCCTGGAGGAGATGGGCGGGGAGGACGACCCTTACGGCGACCCCCTGGACGAGGAGGGGATCGCCTTCGCCAAAAGGCTTCTCCAAGGCTACACGGCCCACCGGGAGGAGGTGGACCGGGTCCTTAGGGAAACGGTGGAGGGCTGGGACTTCGCCCAGATGTCCAAGACCGACCTCACCGTCCTCCGCCTCGCCACCTACGAGATGCTCTACGAGCCCACCCCCTTCGCCCCCCTCATTGAGGTGGCGGTGAAGATCGCCAACCGCTACGGGGGGGAGCACTCGGGGGCCTTCGTCAACGGGGTGCTGGGCCGCCTCTACCGGCGGATCCAGGAGGGGGAGCTGAAGACCGTGCCCAAGGAGGCGTAG
- a CDS encoding TerC family protein, protein MSLEALLVLLSVAALEALLSGDNALVLAVMVKPLPPHLRRRALFYGILGAYVLRGLALLFAVYLIRLWWVEILGGLYLLHLMLQHFQDQGEAKPLLEAAAREFWRVVLLINLVDLAFAVDSILAVVAFSKELLLVFLGVALGILFIRLLASSVVVLMERFPGLEKVAYALVGWAGVKLFLEGEATLAHLLHRPELAFELPKALFWSGTLLILLVGSLLAFRRHA, encoded by the coding sequence ATGAGCCTCGAGGCCCTCCTCGTCCTCCTCTCCGTGGCCGCCCTCGAGGCCCTCCTCTCCGGGGACAACGCCTTGGTCCTGGCGGTGATGGTGAAGCCCCTGCCGCCCCACCTCAGGCGGCGGGCCCTCTTCTACGGGATCCTCGGGGCCTACGTCCTTCGGGGCCTCGCCCTCCTCTTCGCCGTCTACCTCATCCGGCTCTGGTGGGTGGAGATCCTGGGAGGGCTTTACCTCCTCCACCTCATGCTCCAACACTTCCAGGACCAAGGGGAGGCCAAACCCCTCCTGGAGGCCGCGGCCCGGGAGTTTTGGCGGGTGGTCCTCCTCATCAACCTGGTGGACCTGGCCTTCGCCGTGGACTCCATCCTGGCGGTGGTGGCCTTCTCCAAGGAGCTCCTTCTGGTCTTCCTGGGGGTGGCCCTGGGCATCCTCTTCATCCGCCTTCTGGCGAGCAGCGTGGTGGTCCTCATGGAGCGCTTTCCCGGGCTGGAGAAGGTGGCCTACGCCCTGGTGGGCTGGGCGGGGGTAAAGCTTTTCCTGGAGGGGGAGGCCACCCTCGCCCACCTCCTCCACCGCCCGGAGCTCGCCTTTGAGCTTCCCAAGGCGCTCTTCTGGAGCGGCACCCTCCTCATCCTCCTCGTGGGCAGCCTCCTCGCCTTCCGCCGCCATGCCTAG
- a CDS encoding Asp23/Gls24 family envelope stress response protein: MVDYEISDHALEALVLHALEGLEGVRPLEAVPRSLGEVFRRAKPVKVERTPEGLSVDLVLSVDYGLAIPELAPRVQKAVAEALFVATGEAVKAVNLTVAQVEYRKEAHA; this comes from the coding sequence ATGGTGGACTACGAGATCAGCGACCACGCCCTCGAGGCCCTGGTCCTCCACGCCCTGGAGGGCCTGGAGGGTGTGCGGCCATTGGAGGCCGTCCCCCGCTCCCTGGGAGAGGTTTTCCGGCGCGCCAAGCCCGTGAAGGTGGAAAGGACGCCGGAGGGCCTGAGCGTGGACCTGGTCCTTTCCGTGGACTACGGCCTCGCCATTCCCGAGCTGGCTCCAAGGGTGCAAAAGGCCGTGGCCGAGGCGCTTTTTGTGGCCACCGGGGAGGCGGTGAAGGCGGTGAACCTCACCGTGGCCCAGGTGGAGTACCGCAAGGAGGCCCATGCTTAG
- a CDS encoding class I SAM-dependent methyltransferase, translating into MPRDWDAFYQGAEDRPPAFVVRAYGPFVPMGPVLDLAGGLGRNARYFLGRGHPVVLVERSRVALERLKGTPGLTLVEGDLEADPALPQGPFAGIVLSYYVNRPLLSSLAPLLLPGGLLLVEGFTREEARRRGREGSPFYWERYELLTPPPGLALRAYGEGWREGHRAFAVYVRP; encoded by the coding sequence ATGCCTAGGGACTGGGACGCCTTCTACCAAGGGGCGGAGGACCGCCCCCCCGCCTTCGTGGTGCGGGCCTACGGGCCCTTCGTGCCCATGGGACCCGTCCTGGACCTGGCGGGGGGCCTTGGGCGGAACGCCCGCTACTTCCTCGGGCGGGGCCACCCCGTGGTCCTGGTGGAGAGGAGCCGGGTGGCCCTAGAGCGCCTAAAGGGCACCCCGGGCCTCACCCTGGTGGAAGGGGACCTCGAGGCCGACCCCGCCCTCCCCCAAGGCCCCTTCGCCGGCATCGTCCTCTCCTACTACGTGAACCGCCCCCTCCTTTCCTCCCTCGCCCCCCTCCTCCTCCCAGGGGGGCTTCTCCTGGTGGAGGGCTTCACCCGGGAGGAGGCGAGGCGCAGGGGAAGGGAGGGTAGCCCCTTCTACTGGGAGCGCTACGAGCTCCTAACCCCTCCCCCCGGCCTCGCCTTAAGGGCCTATGGGGAGGGGTGGCGGGAGGGCCACCGGGCCTTCGCCGTCTACGTTAGGCCTTGA
- the lon gene encoding endopeptidase La, with translation MLPESLPVCPVRGSVIYPTMVMPIDAGRPISIRAIDEALARERVLLIVSQKDKEVEAPKPSDLYEVGTACNILKMRKNPDGSVQVLVQAFARVRVAEWLDLGDHLEAKGVVLADEPGDPTLVKALVREVKDKFQALLKEGRYLPPEVVQFVLNLEDPSQLADYIAFHMDFRLEDKQKVLETAEVAERLKRVLILLQAELDLIETQKRIQQQVKEEIDRNQREYFLREQMKAIQRELHGEEGEQEVEEFRKKVEELNLPPVVRQEVERELNRFARMHPDSAEASVIRTYLDWIVNLPWNKRTEDNLDLKRAKEILERDHYGLEKVKDRVLEFLAVRKLKAERAKRGEIPEEEVNKGPILLFVGPPGVGKTSIAKSIAEALGRKYVRISLGGVRDESDIRGHRRTYIGAMPGRIIQGLRQAGTKNPVFLLDEVDKLGISYQGDPAAALLEVLDPAQNKEFVDHYLGVPFDLSEVMFICTANFPQNIPAPLWDRMEAIEFTSYIEQEKLEIAKRYLLPRQLKETGLAEGQVVVTEAALMRLITHYTREAGVRQLEREIGALLRKAARQILEEGKKRVRITEKDLEKYLGPPRFLPETEAREPQVGVATGMYYTPVGGDIMFVEVSVMPGKGNLILTGQLGDVMKESARAALSYAKKNAVRFGIPLERFEKSDIHIHVPAGAIPKEGPSAGVAIVSALVSALTEVPVRHDIAMTGEITLTGRVLPIGGVKEKVLGARRAGIREVILPKPNQADLSDIPAPLRQNMTFHFVEHLDEVLDLALVGGLKALEARAKKAKPKGRKKELVAHA, from the coding sequence ATGCTGCCAGAATCCTTGCCCGTCTGCCCCGTGCGGGGGTCGGTCATCTACCCCACCATGGTCATGCCCATTGATGCCGGCCGCCCCATCTCCATCCGGGCCATTGACGAGGCCTTGGCCCGGGAGCGGGTGCTCCTCATCGTGAGCCAAAAGGACAAGGAGGTGGAGGCCCCCAAGCCCTCCGACCTCTACGAGGTGGGCACCGCCTGCAACATCCTCAAGATGCGCAAGAACCCGGACGGCTCCGTCCAGGTCCTGGTGCAGGCCTTCGCCCGGGTCCGGGTGGCGGAGTGGCTGGACCTGGGGGACCACCTCGAGGCCAAGGGGGTAGTCCTGGCGGACGAGCCCGGCGACCCCACCCTGGTCAAGGCCCTGGTGCGGGAGGTGAAGGACAAGTTCCAGGCCCTCCTCAAGGAGGGGCGGTACCTTCCGCCGGAGGTGGTCCAGTTCGTCCTGAACCTGGAGGACCCCTCCCAGCTCGCCGACTACATCGCCTTCCACATGGACTTCCGCCTGGAGGACAAGCAAAAGGTTCTGGAAACGGCGGAGGTGGCGGAGAGGCTCAAGCGGGTCCTCATCCTCCTGCAGGCGGAGCTGGACCTCATTGAAACGCAAAAGCGCATCCAGCAACAGGTCAAGGAGGAGATTGACCGCAACCAGCGGGAGTACTTCCTCAGGGAGCAGATGAAGGCCATCCAGCGGGAGCTCCACGGGGAGGAGGGGGAGCAGGAGGTGGAGGAGTTCCGCAAGAAGGTGGAGGAGCTCAACCTGCCCCCCGTGGTGCGCCAGGAGGTGGAGCGGGAGCTCAACCGCTTCGCCCGCATGCACCCCGACTCCGCCGAGGCCAGCGTCATCCGCACCTACCTGGACTGGATCGTCAACCTCCCCTGGAACAAGCGCACGGAGGACAACCTGGACCTCAAGCGGGCCAAGGAGATCCTGGAAAGGGACCACTACGGCCTGGAGAAGGTCAAGGACCGGGTCCTGGAGTTCTTGGCCGTGCGCAAGCTCAAGGCCGAGCGGGCCAAGCGGGGCGAGATCCCCGAGGAGGAGGTGAACAAGGGGCCCATCCTCCTCTTCGTGGGGCCGCCCGGGGTGGGGAAGACCTCCATCGCCAAGAGCATCGCCGAGGCCTTGGGCCGCAAGTACGTGCGCATCTCCTTGGGCGGGGTGCGGGACGAGTCGGACATCCGGGGGCACCGCCGCACCTACATCGGGGCCATGCCGGGGCGGATCATCCAGGGCCTGCGGCAAGCGGGCACCAAGAACCCCGTCTTCCTCCTGGACGAGGTGGATAAGCTCGGCATCTCCTACCAAGGGGACCCGGCGGCGGCCCTCCTGGAGGTCCTGGACCCCGCCCAGAACAAGGAGTTCGTGGACCACTACCTGGGCGTGCCCTTTGACCTGAGCGAGGTGATGTTCATCTGCACCGCCAACTTCCCCCAGAACATCCCCGCCCCCCTCTGGGACCGCATGGAGGCCATTGAGTTCACCAGCTACATTGAGCAGGAGAAGCTGGAGATCGCCAAGCGCTACCTCCTGCCCCGGCAACTCAAGGAAACGGGCCTGGCCGAGGGGCAGGTGGTGGTGACGGAGGCGGCCCTCATGCGCCTCATCACCCACTACACCCGGGAGGCGGGGGTCCGGCAGCTGGAAAGGGAGATCGGGGCCCTGTTGCGCAAGGCGGCCCGGCAGATCCTGGAGGAGGGCAAGAAGCGGGTGCGCATCACGGAGAAGGACCTGGAGAAGTACCTGGGCCCGCCCCGCTTCCTCCCGGAAACCGAGGCCCGGGAGCCCCAGGTGGGCGTGGCCACGGGCATGTACTACACCCCCGTGGGCGGGGACATCATGTTCGTGGAGGTTTCCGTCATGCCCGGCAAGGGGAACCTGATCCTCACCGGGCAACTGGGGGACGTGATGAAGGAGTCGGCGCGGGCGGCCCTCTCCTACGCCAAGAAGAACGCCGTGCGCTTCGGCATCCCCTTGGAGCGCTTTGAGAAGTCGGACATCCACATCCACGTGCCCGCCGGGGCCATCCCCAAGGAGGGGCCTTCCGCTGGGGTGGCCATCGTGAGCGCCCTGGTTTCCGCCCTCACGGAGGTGCCCGTGCGCCACGACATCGCCATGACCGGGGAGATCACCCTCACGGGGCGGGTCCTGCCCATCGGCGGGGTCAAGGAGAAGGTCCTGGGGGCCAGGCGGGCGGGGATCCGCGAGGTGATCCTGCCCAAGCCCAACCAGGCGGACCTCTCGGACATCCCCGCCCCCTTGCGCCAGAACATGACCTTCCACTTCGTGGAGCACCTGGACGAGGTTCTTGACCTGGCTCTAGTGGGCGGCTTGAAGGCCCTCGAGGCCCGCGCAAAGAAGGCCAAGCCCAAGGGGCGCAAGAAGGAGCTCGTAGCCCACGCCTAG
- a CDS encoding alpha/beta hydrolase-fold protein — protein MVRVGHRRVTFYPPEGAKALVGDFTDWERNPIPLEGPLTLEFPEGAYVEYAFLDREGKPFPDPDNPEKAENPWWTYPRAIRLPGFRYEAPPEPQTEPKVHRHRLGERRYYVAETGEAPKATVVAQDGVAFYRTAGLHKVARALLERGEIPPVRLVFVEPIDRSREYRFSEAYEGEFHGVLAEVERAYGPLGEVVLVGASLGGLFSLWQAWRHPGRFPKVLALSPALKAHPGGMDAYQDEEWLLERYREAEALPRIYLEVGLLEWLLGPNRRFAALLADRKAPHAYKERPSGHNWVTWKQALAPGLRYLLGEG, from the coding sequence GTGGTACGGGTAGGCCATAGGCGCGTCACCTTTTATCCGCCGGAAGGGGCCAAGGCCCTCGTCGGGGACTTCACCGACTGGGAGAGGAACCCCATCCCCCTGGAGGGCCCCCTCACCTTGGAGTTCCCGGAAGGGGCCTATGTGGAATACGCCTTCTTAGACCGGGAGGGAAAACCCTTCCCCGACCCCGACAACCCCGAGAAGGCGGAAAACCCCTGGTGGACCTATCCCCGGGCCATCCGGCTTCCCGGCTTCCGCTACGAGGCCCCCCCTGAGCCCCAAACGGAGCCCAAGGTACACCGGCACCGCCTGGGGGAAAGGCGCTACTACGTGGCGGAAACGGGGGAAGCCCCTAAGGCCACGGTGGTGGCCCAGGACGGGGTGGCCTTCTACCGCACCGCCGGGCTCCACAAGGTGGCCAGGGCCCTCCTGGAGCGGGGGGAGATCCCCCCGGTGCGCCTCGTCTTCGTGGAGCCCATAGACCGGAGCCGGGAATACCGCTTCTCGGAAGCCTACGAGGGGGAGTTCCACGGGGTCTTGGCCGAGGTGGAACGGGCGTACGGCCCCCTGGGGGAGGTGGTCCTGGTGGGGGCCTCCTTGGGCGGGCTTTTCTCCTTGTGGCAGGCCTGGCGCCACCCGGGGCGCTTTCCCAAGGTCCTCGCCCTCTCCCCCGCCCTCAAGGCCCACCCCGGGGGGATGGACGCCTACCAGGACGAGGAGTGGCTTCTTGAGCGCTACCGGGAAGCGGAAGCCTTGCCCCGCATCTACCTGGAGGTGGGGCTTCTGGAGTGGCTCCTTGGGCCAAACCGCCGCTTCGCCGCCCTTCTCGCCGACCGGAAAGCCCCCCACGCCTACAAGGAGCGCCCCTCGGGCCACAACTGGGTCACCTGGAAGCAGGCCCTGGCCCCTGGGCTCCGTTACCTCTTGGGGGAAGGGTGA
- a CDS encoding DUF1517 domain-containing protein has product MARLWVLLLLLGLALAQKSGGGVGGRPYSPSPPPMAPGPAPTYPMPVPTYPGPVVVYPGGGGSLGVVPVVVLLGLALVAFLMVRGLRQAGEGPVASAARLRLALLQRPGVQGALRRLAEEADTTTAKGLADLLDEAALLLLREEPGWRFASYEVEHGSEAEALARFDAWMLEERSKYQETFRHFEGKKRVAEAYQARLEPGGRYVVVSLILADRSVLAPKRPLTPKAVKEALLELAGSSPFTLLAFYLSWTPEREEEALTEEELLLLYPGLEKL; this is encoded by the coding sequence GTGGCGCGGCTTTGGGTGCTTCTCCTCCTCCTGGGCCTGGCCTTGGCCCAGAAAAGCGGGGGCGGGGTGGGGGGGCGCCCCTATAGCCCCAGTCCCCCGCCCATGGCCCCGGGGCCGGCACCCACCTACCCCATGCCCGTGCCCACCTACCCTGGCCCCGTGGTGGTCTACCCGGGAGGCGGAGGAAGCCTGGGGGTGGTTCCGGTGGTGGTCCTTTTGGGCCTCGCCCTGGTGGCCTTCCTCATGGTGCGGGGGCTAAGGCAGGCGGGGGAAGGCCCCGTGGCGAGCGCCGCCCGCCTGCGCCTCGCCCTCCTCCAACGCCCCGGGGTGCAAGGGGCCCTTAGGCGCCTGGCCGAGGAGGCGGACACCACCACGGCCAAGGGGCTTGCCGACCTCCTGGACGAGGCCGCTTTGCTTCTCCTAAGGGAAGAACCCGGTTGGCGCTTCGCCAGCTACGAGGTGGAACACGGCTCCGAGGCGGAGGCCCTGGCCCGGTTTGACGCCTGGATGCTGGAGGAAAGGAGCAAGTACCAGGAAACCTTCCGCCACTTTGAGGGAAAGAAGCGGGTGGCGGAGGCCTACCAGGCGAGGCTTGAGCCTGGGGGGCGGTACGTGGTGGTGAGCCTCATCCTGGCAGACCGGAGCGTCCTCGCCCCCAAGCGCCCCCTCACCCCAAAGGCGGTGAAGGAGGCCCTTTTGGAGCTGGCGGGGTCAAGCCCCTTCACCCTCCTCGCCTTCTACCTCTCCTGGACCCCGGAGCGGGAGGAGGAAGCCCTCACCGAGGAGGAACTCCTGCTCCTCTATCCAGGCCTGGAAAAGCTCTAA